In Mytilus edulis unplaced genomic scaffold, xbMytEdul2.2 SCAFFOLD_2125, whole genome shotgun sequence, the following are encoded in one genomic region:
- the LOC139507565 gene encoding histone H1-delta-like, giving the protein MADATAAPAVAPAKSPKKKAAAKPKKPSAHPKYSEMIGKAIAALKERGGSSRQAILKYIMANFNVGKDAKSVNAHLKLALRAGVKNNSLKQSKGTGASGSFRIGEAKVVKKKPAKAKKAAKPKAAKPKKAKSTPKKKKPAAKKPAGEKKAAKPKAKKPAAKKAAKPKKPAAKSPAKKKAAKPKAKKTPKKK; this is encoded by the coding sequence atggcAGACGCAACAGCAGCACCAGCAGTAGCACCAGCTAAATCACCAAAGAAAAAGGcagcagccaagccaaagaagccttCCGCACATCCTAAATACAGCGAGATGATTGGAAAAGCCATCGCCGCTTTGAAAGAACGTGGAGGTTCTTCAAGGCAAGCAATTCTGAAGTACATCATGGCCAACTTCAACGTCGGAAAAGATGCCAAGTCAGTAAATGCTCATTTAAAACTTGCACTCAGAGCCGGAGTTAAGAACAACAGTTTGAAGCAGTCCAAGGGAACTGGAGCATCCGGATCTTTCAGAATTGGAGAGGCTAAAGTAGTTAAAAAGAAGCCAGCAaaggcaaagaaagcagccaaacCTAAGGCCGCCAAGCCTAAGAAGGCAAAGAGCACACCCAAGAAGAAGAAgccagcagcaaagaaaccagctggagaaaaaaaggctgccaaaccaaaggcaaaaaaaccagcagcaaagaaagcagccaagccaaagaagccagCAGCCAAGTCACCAGCAAAAAAGAAGGCAGCCAAACCAAAAGCCAAGAAGAccccaaagaagaagtaa